The sequence below is a genomic window from Aureispira sp. CCB-E.
ATTTCAAGTACTTGACGATAAATCGCATCGTCTCTATCATGAATGTTTTCTAAAGCACTACTCATCATATCTATTTGGTAGTTCATCGCTTCATACTTCTGTTTCATATCTGCCAATTCCTTAGCTTGGCTAGAAGTACTTGTGTTGGGCGATAAAGCGAAAATAAGCGCTGTGTAACCTGCGATACAACCTGTAACCCCTAATATTCGTAGCAATTGATGCTTAAACGGCACATTGGCTTTTTCGTAGCGTAAGGTATGCTTATTATAGATATACTTTTCTTTTCCCATGAGGATATTAAGTTATTAAAAGGACTAATAATTGTAATTTCGAGAACATTTTGTAGAAATCACAGGGCGAATTTACATACAAATTGGGGAGCTTTCCAAATTTTTGGACAATTTGTTTTGTTTTGACCACTTTGTATATGTTTTGAAAAAAGAAAAATAGTGGGGCTTGTTTTCGATATAATAGTGTTTTGGGGAAATAAAAAATAATTCTATGTGGTAAAATCAATTTTAAATTTGGCAAAAGAAGCAGCTTTGAACATATATTTTACGAGTTAAAATAGAGTTAAAAAAAACTTTACGATAATAAATAGAGCAAAATGAAATTATTTGATAATGAATATAGTTATTTAGAGCCAGTACTATTATATTTGTGCGATTCAAAATTATGATGGGAACTACTTTAAAATATCTTTTGGGATATAACTCAAAGAAACACATCTTTGTTTGTCTGACAATTATAAAATCAAACGTATTTTAAGAAGAAACTTCCTATTTAATATCTTATTTCTAACATTTTAAAAACATGATGACGGTAAAAGAAATTCGCCAAAAGTTTTTGGACTTTTTTGAGAGCAAAGAACACAAGATTGTCCCTTCTGCTCCAATTGTAAATCAGAACGATCCTACCTTGATGTTTATGAACTCAGGGATGGCACAGTTCAAAGATTATTTCCTTGGAAACGAAACTCCTTCGGCGGCCCGTATTGCAGATACTCAAAAATGTTTGAGAGTATCTGGCAAGCACAATGATTTGGAAGATGTAGGGCGCGATAGCTATCATCAAACCATGTTTGAAATGTTGGGCAACTGGTCATTTGGTGATTATTTTAAGGAAGAAGCCATTGCTTGGGCTTGGGAGTTGTTGACCGAAGTCTACAAGATGGATAAGGATCGCTTGTATGTAACTATTTTTGAGGGAGATAAAGAAGATGGTGTAGAAGCTGACGAAGAGGCATTTGAGTTGTGGCAAAAATGGGTGTCCAAGGATAGAATTATTCGTGCTGGTAAAAAAGATAACTTCTGGGAAATGGGAGCGCAAGGTCCTTGTGGTCCTTGTTCTGAGATTCACATTGATATTCGCTCGGACGAAGACCGAGCTAAGGTAGATGGCAAAAGTTTGGTCAATGAAGATCATCCACTGGTTATTGAGATTTGGAACTTAGTTTTCATGCAATTTAATCGTATGGCAGATGGTTCTTTGGTGCCGTTAGCTAACAAATGCATTGACACAGGGATGGGCTTGGAGCGTCTTTGTATGGCTCTACAAGGAAAAACATCTAATTACGATACTGATGCTTTTAGTCCTTTGATTCAGTTGATCGAAAAAGAGTCGGAAATTAAGTATACTAATTCTTATGATAAAAATGCTTACACGGATATTGCGATGCGTGTGATTGCCGATCATGTACGTGCAGTTGCTTTGGTGATTGCAGATGGACAACGTCCTGATAATACAGGAGCAGGTTATGTGGTCCGCCGTGTATTGCGCCGAGCAGTGCGCTATTATTATAGCTTTTTGAACATTCAAAAGCCATTTATTTATCAATTAATCCCAACATTATCCGAATCTTTTGCCGAAGTTTTTCCAGAGGTAAAAGCGCAGCAAAAAATGTTAATGGATACGATCAAAGGGGAGGAAGCTGCGTTCTTAAGAACTTTGGAGCGTGGTCTGAAACTATTTGCAGACTTAGAAGTTAAGAACAAAGAGGTGAGTGGACAAGATGCTTTTGTCTTGTTTGACACTTTTGGTTTTCCTTTTGATTTGACCTGTTTGTTGGCAGAAGAAAAAGGTTGGACGGTTGATGAAAAAGGTTTTGAAGCTGCTTTGGCAGAACAGCGAAAACGTTCTCAAAAAGATGCTCAAAAAGATGTGAGCGATTGGGAAGAAATTTTAGATAATCCTAATGTCGAGTTTGTTGGATATACTGAGCACAAGGCAGAAGCTAAGGTGGTTAAATACCGAAAAGTTGTTGCAAAAGGGAAAGAACAATATCAAATCGTATTGAACAAAACGCCTTTTTATGCTGAAGCCGGTGGGCAAGTTGGCGACACTGGATTGTTGTGGTTTGGAGAAGAAAAAATTCCTGTAATTGATACCAAAAAAGAAAACAATTTAATTGTACATTGGGTCAAAAAACTACCTCAAAACATAGAGCAAAATGTAGTTGCTGAAATCAACAGCACGAAGCGTCAGTTGACAGAGAAAAATCACTCTGTTGCCCATTTGGCGCATGCTGCTTTGCGCCAAGTATTGGGAACACATGTTCAACAGAAGGGCTCTTTTGTTTCATCTGATAAGATGCGTTTTGACTTTTCGCACAGTAGCAAAATGACGGAGGAACAAATTCGAGAAGTGGAGGAAATTGTAAATGCTAAAATTAGAGCAAACATCTCATTGAGAGAGCAACAAAACGTGCCTATTGATGAAGCGCGTGAATCAGGAGCGATGATGTTGTTTGGAGAAAAATATGGCGATGCAGTTCGTATTATTACTTTTGGAGAGGACTTTTCGAAAGAACTTTGTGGCGGTTGCCATGTAAAGGCAACTGGAGAAATCGGTCTATTTAAGATTGTTGTAGAGACTTCTATTGCTTCAGGAATACGTCGTATTGAGGCTTTAACAGGAGCAGAAGCGATGGGATATGTGCAAGACGAGTTGCAACAATTAGCTGCTGTTCGTGCTACCTTAAAAAATCCTAAAGACTTGACGAAGGCGTTGCAAGATTTGTTGGATGCTAACAAGAAGTTGAACAAAGAGTTGGATAAAATGGCAGTTTTAGAAGCGCAATTGGCAAAAGATCAGTTGAAACAGTCGGTGGTTAAAATTGGTGATTTGCACTTCTTGGGAACTACTAGCAATATTACTTCCAAAGACGGTATCAAGCAATTGAATAATAGTTTGAGTCAGGAGTTTGAAAATTTAGTTTTAGTTTTGGGAGGAACCAACAAAGGCAAGGCTTTGTTGACTGTTGCAATGGATAAACAAGTGGTTGATAACTATGGCTTAAGCGCGGGAAATATTATCAAAGCTGTCTCTAAAGAAATCCAAGGCGGTGGTGGTGGACAACCTGTTTTTGCTACTGCAGGAGGAAAAAATCCTGATGGTTTAGAAAAAGCAATTGCATTGGCAAAACAATTAATAGAAGATGCAGCTCAAGTAAAATAGGGCAACGAATTGTAATTTTTTACAATCAATATAAAGAATAATAATACAAGCGTGCTTTCCTGTTGAAGGCACGCTTTTTTATTGTTTTTCTACAACTTTTTGATAATTTTTTTATTAAAAATATTGACAATCAGTGTTTTTTTGACGTATCTTAATAGAATAGCCTATTAGTTTTTTGCACATTAGAAATACTACAATAGTTAGCTGCGCTGCTACTACGTGGTCGTTGAAAAACTTTATTAGTTTAGCTGCGCTGCTACTGCATGGTTTAACAGAGAATTGAAGATAGTGTGTTGAACGGTATGTTTTTAAGTCCTAAATCTGCAATGTATAACCATTTCTTAGATCGTTCCCCAATCTAAAAAAAGTTGTCCTATTGTTTAAAATTTCCATCAATGAAGAACGTTTGCTCAATTAGTTTGTTTCTGATAATGGTTTTGTGTGTGCGTAATTATTCAGCAGCTTTGTATGGGCAGAATGGGTATGCATTGAGTGAGGTTGTAGAAATAGGAAACGAACAGGTATTAGGCTTTGCTACCCCAAAATTAGGGCTAGATTTTTTTGGTAATAAATTTTTGAATTTGAGTAATGCTCAACGTTTTTCCTATATCAACCCCAACTCCTCGGAGTTGAGTAAAAACTTGTATAGCCAAAATATAGCTTTGGTATTATTTGCGACGGCAACAAGGGGAAATTCACAGCCAATTTCATTCGAAAAAACAACGCTAAACCCTTACATAACGACCTATATTCCCAGTAGTTCGACCCGTTGGTATGTAGGAGATCGATTGTTTGCTGTAGACAACAGTGCATTTTTCGGTATTGAATTTGATTCTAGTTTTGCATACAAGAGTGGTGTTATACGAATAGGCGATAGTTCCGAAAAAGCGTTTGTTATCTTAGTGAGTCTTAATCCTCCCAAGCGGTAACAGGAATAAGGGGGGATTTTTTATTAAAAAATAAAAAATCAAGTGGTCATTATTAACTCTGTCTATTATTTTAACGTTTATCTTTGTACAAAATTTTTTGAAGTTTATTAGTAAAAGACCAAATGGCAGATTAAGATTACATTGAGTGCATTGTAGAAGGATGACTTGGTGATAGTTCTTAAACCATTATAAAAATAAAAGAGCATGAAGGCAATTGTATGGATTCTATGGTGTAGTTGTATGACCTTTTGGCTGC
It includes:
- the alaS gene encoding alanine--tRNA ligase; translation: MMTVKEIRQKFLDFFESKEHKIVPSAPIVNQNDPTLMFMNSGMAQFKDYFLGNETPSAARIADTQKCLRVSGKHNDLEDVGRDSYHQTMFEMLGNWSFGDYFKEEAIAWAWELLTEVYKMDKDRLYVTIFEGDKEDGVEADEEAFELWQKWVSKDRIIRAGKKDNFWEMGAQGPCGPCSEIHIDIRSDEDRAKVDGKSLVNEDHPLVIEIWNLVFMQFNRMADGSLVPLANKCIDTGMGLERLCMALQGKTSNYDTDAFSPLIQLIEKESEIKYTNSYDKNAYTDIAMRVIADHVRAVALVIADGQRPDNTGAGYVVRRVLRRAVRYYYSFLNIQKPFIYQLIPTLSESFAEVFPEVKAQQKMLMDTIKGEEAAFLRTLERGLKLFADLEVKNKEVSGQDAFVLFDTFGFPFDLTCLLAEEKGWTVDEKGFEAALAEQRKRSQKDAQKDVSDWEEILDNPNVEFVGYTEHKAEAKVVKYRKVVAKGKEQYQIVLNKTPFYAEAGGQVGDTGLLWFGEEKIPVIDTKKENNLIVHWVKKLPQNIEQNVVAEINSTKRQLTEKNHSVAHLAHAALRQVLGTHVQQKGSFVSSDKMRFDFSHSSKMTEEQIREVEEIVNAKIRANISLREQQNVPIDEARESGAMMLFGEKYGDAVRIITFGEDFSKELCGGCHVKATGEIGLFKIVVETSIASGIRRIEALTGAEAMGYVQDELQQLAAVRATLKNPKDLTKALQDLLDANKKLNKELDKMAVLEAQLAKDQLKQSVVKIGDLHFLGTTSNITSKDGIKQLNNSLSQEFENLVLVLGGTNKGKALLTVAMDKQVVDNYGLSAGNIIKAVSKEIQGGGGGQPVFATAGGKNPDGLEKAIALAKQLIEDAAQVK